One genomic segment of Belonocnema kinseyi isolate 2016_QV_RU_SX_M_011 chromosome 2, B_treatae_v1, whole genome shotgun sequence includes these proteins:
- the LOC117167738 gene encoding zinc finger protein 888-like, with the protein MIEIECSNYETLEINEETIEDQDTTGQKLSKNYDSKFCTVYIRESDDLAVNNKLVTHKKKKIYESKQKPEVEHKCKKCARSYKYKKNLNHHLKFECGVMRQFRCKFCDKRFKHKGHVDKHIGQVHDKINRKTSPLKHKCDKCYKSYAWLVSLDRHQRSEHATFRPQLTCDFCGRKVNLKHNLARHIISCHLK; encoded by the exons ATGATCGAAATTGAATGTAGCAATTATGAAACCTTGGAAATTAACGAAGAAACTATCGAAG atcaagaCACTACGGGTCAGAAACTTTCTAAAAACTATGATTCCAAATTTTGTACTGTATATATAAGAGAAAGTGATGATCTGGCGGTCAACAACAAACTGGTGACtcacaaaaagaagaaaatctaCGAATCAAAACAGAAACCGGAAGTTGAGcacaaatgtaaaaagtgtgcTCGcagctataaatataaaaagaatttgaatcaCCATCTAAAATTTGAATGCGGCGTGATGCGACAATTTAGATGTAAATTTTGCGACAAAAGATTTAAACATAAAGGTCACGTGGATAAACATATAGGTCAGGTGCATGATAAGATAAATAGAAAAACATCGCCATTGAAGCATAAATGCGACAAATGTTATAAAAGTTACGCTTGGTTAGTTTCTTTAGATCGACATCAACGTTCAGAACATGCAACATTCAGGCCACAATTAACATGCGATTTTTGTGGACGTAAAGTGAATCTAAAACATAACTTGGCAAGACATATTATTTCTTgccatttgaaataa
- the LOC117182838 gene encoding zinc finger protein 761-like gives MHQQNAKSESKKLTERPDVGPYSCTDICFENNSYVKTSTGIEYDNDESLEIKKEIIEGEYSIDEALDINEEIIKDQQNSENKSNKSRERPGGASYTCTNTQISSEDNSGAKTLFKYDIENTLDLKDQMINDQHNAKRESKKLIKRPDVGPYSCTDVCFQNNSCIETSAEIEYDNDESLEIKEEIIEIEYSIDETLDSNEGIIEDQQNSESESNKFRERLGGASHIWTNTQISSEDNSSDKTLVKYDIDKTLELKDQIVNDPQNAKSESKISTERPYVGLYPFADICLENNSFAKTSTKIEYDIDKSLEIKEEIIEDQATCSKEVKQPKRKENLESEESTSDLRKDNISAVNEQMQTRGKRKMRKPNYELEKKYKCEKCDHSYVSKANLYRHTTFECNVEPQFSCEFCGRRFKQKTSLKVHLDRLHQIKVPQKSVIKYQCDQCPRSYSWPKSLNQHKRLEHALVKPQFICDYCGHKTNQKNNFVSHIARHLK, from the exons ATCAACAGAATGCCAAAAGTGAATCGAAGAAATTAACAGAAAGACCAGATGTTGGGCCATATTCTTGTACTgacatttgttttgaaaataattcttatgtCAAGACTTCAACTGGAATTGAATAcgacaatgatgaatctttggaaattaagaaagaaattatCGAAGGTGAATATAGCATTGATGAAGCTTTGGATATTAATGAAGAAATTATAAAAG atcAACAGAATTCCgagaataagtcgaataaatccaGAGAAAGGCCAGGAGGTGCATCATATACTTGTACAAATACTCAAATTTCTTCTGAAGATAATTCTGGTGCCAAGACTTTATTTAAATACGACATTGAAAATACATTAGATTTAAAGGATCAAATGATCAATG ATCAACACAATGCCAAAAgggaatcgaaaaaattaataaaaagaccAGATGTTGGGCCATATTCTTGCACTGacgtttgttttcaaaataattcttgtATCGAGACTTCAGCTGAAATTGAATACGACAACGATGAATCTTTGGAAATTAAGGAAGAAATTATCGAAATTGAATACAGCATTGATGAGACTTTGGACTCCAATGAAGGAATTATAGAAG atcaaCAGAATTCCGAGAGTGAGTCAAATAAATTCAGAGAAAGGCTAGGTGGTGCATCACATATTTGGACAAATACTCAAATTTCTTCTGAAGATAATTCTAGTGACAAGACTTTAGTTAAATACGACATTGACAAAACATTGGAATTAAAGGATCAAATCGTCAATG ATCCACAGAATGCCAAGAGTGAATCGAAGATATCAACAGAAAGGCCATATGTCGGGTTATATCCTTTTGCTGacatttgtttggaaaataattcttttgccAAGACTTCAACTAAAATTGAATACGACATTgacaaatctttggaaatcaagGAAGAAATTATAGAAG ATCAGGCAACTTGCTCGAAGGAAGTTAAACAGCCAAAACGTAAAGAGAATTTGGAGTCAGAAGAGTCTACTTCAGATCTAAGAAAAGATAATATTTCGGCAGTTAACGAACAAATGCAGACCAGAGGAAAGCGGAAAATGCGAAAACCAAATTATGAACTTGAAAAGAAGTACAAATGCGAAAAGTGTGACCACAGCTATGTATCAAAAGCAAATTTGTATCGGCATACAACATTCGAATGCAACGTTGAGCCACAGTTCAGTTGTGAATTCTGCGgcagaagatttaaacaaaaaactagttTAAAGGTCCATCTAGATCGATTGCATCAGATAAAAGTCCCACAGAAGTCGGTAATTAAGTATCAATGCGACCAATGTCCGCGAAGTTACAGTTGGCCAAAATCTTTGAATCAACATAAACGTTTAGAACATGCACTAGTGAAACCACAATTTATTTGCGATTATTGTGGCCACAAAACTAatcagaaaaataactttgtaagCCATATTGCCCgccatttgaaataa